One stretch of Tachysurus fulvidraco isolate hzauxx_2018 chromosome 12, HZAU_PFXX_2.0, whole genome shotgun sequence DNA includes these proteins:
- the peli2 gene encoding E3 ubiquitin-protein ligase pellino homolog 2 isoform X1 → MQSDERPLIELNSLMFSPGQEETCAPTKEPVKYGELVVLGYNGSLPSGDRGRRRSRFALYKRVKANGVKPSTVHILNNPQDSKAVNCKGQHSISYTLSRNQTVVVEYSHDKDTDMFQIGRSTESPIDFVVTDTVSGGVDGEDSPITQSTISRFACRVVCERNPPYTARIYAAGFDSSKNIFLGEKAAKWKNPDGQMDGLTTNGVLVMHPRGGFTEESKPGVWREISVCGDVYTLRETRSAQTRGKLVDSESNVLLDGSLVDLCGATLLWRTAEGLFHAPTQKHLEALRQELNATRPQCPVGLNTLAFPSMHRSSRALPSLAHQQDKQPWVYLACGHVHGYHEWGHSSEREPNGKRECPMCRTVGPYVPLWLGCEPAFYVDSGAPTHAFIPCGHVCSEKSTRYWSEIPLPHGTHAFHAACPFCATQLSVTQGCAKLIFQGPVD, encoded by the exons GTACAATGGATCCCTCCCCAGTGGAGACCGTGGAAGGAGGAGGAGCCGTTTTGCCCTCTACAAGAGAGTCAAAGCCAACGGGGTTAAGCCAAGCACTGTACACATCCTCAATAACCCACAAGACAGCAAG GCTGTAAACTGTAAGGGCCAGCACAGTATCTCCTACACTCTGTCCAGAAACCAGACTGTGGTTGTAGAGTACAGCCatgacaaagacacagacatgtTCCAG ATTGGTCGATCGACGGAGAGCCCAATTGACTTTGTGGTGACTGACACAGTGTCAGGGGGTGTAGACGGCGAGGACTCTCCCATCACACAGAGCACCATTTCGCGCTTTGCCTGTCGGGTGGTGTGTGAACGCAACCCTCCGTACACGGCACGCATCTATGCTGCAGGCTTCGACTCTTCCAAGAACATCTTCCTAGGG GAGAAAGCAGCCAAATGGAAGAATCCAGATGGCCAGATGGATGGACTGACAACCAATGGCGTGCTGGTGATGCATCCGCGTGGTGGTTTCACAGAAGAGTCCAAGCCTGGTGTGTGGCGAGAGATATCTGTGTGTGGAGATGTATATACACTGAGAGAGACTCGCTCCGCACAGACACGAGGCAAATTG GTGGATAGTGAGAGTAACGTGCTGCTGGATGGCTCTCTGGTGGACCTGTGTGGTGCCACTCTACTGTGGCGCACCGCCGAAGGTCTCTTTCACGCACCCACCCAGAAGCACCTGGAGGCACTCCGCCAGGAGCTGAATGCGACGCGGCCCCAGTGCCCTGTGGGCCTCAACACCTTGGCATTTCCCAGCATGCATCGATCCAGCCGGGCACTACCCAGTCTAGCCCATCAGCAGGATAAGCAGCCGTGGGTGTACTTGGCATGTGGGCATGTGCATGGTTACCATGAGTGGGGCCACAGCTCAGAGCGTGAACCTAACGGCAAACGTGAGTGCCCCATGTGCAGGACTGTGGGGCCCTATGTGCCACTGTGGCTAGGCTGTGAACCAGCCTTTTATGTGGACTCCGGAGCACCTACGCATGCCTTTATTCCTTGTGGTCATGTCTGCTCAGAGAAGTCAACCCGCTACTGGTCTGAAATTCCCTTACCACATGGTACCCATGCTTTCCATGCTGCATGCCCATTCTGTGCCACACAGCTCAGTGTCACACAGGGATGTGCTAAGCTTATCTTCCAGGGCCCTGTAGACTGA
- the peli2 gene encoding E3 ubiquitin-protein ligase pellino homolog 2 isoform X2 — MLGCFHKDILATTMKCRDACCWFVAVNCKGQHSISYTLSRNQTVVVEYSHDKDTDMFQIGRSTESPIDFVVTDTVSGGVDGEDSPITQSTISRFACRVVCERNPPYTARIYAAGFDSSKNIFLGEKAAKWKNPDGQMDGLTTNGVLVMHPRGGFTEESKPGVWREISVCGDVYTLRETRSAQTRGKLVDSESNVLLDGSLVDLCGATLLWRTAEGLFHAPTQKHLEALRQELNATRPQCPVGLNTLAFPSMHRSSRALPSLAHQQDKQPWVYLACGHVHGYHEWGHSSEREPNGKRECPMCRTVGPYVPLWLGCEPAFYVDSGAPTHAFIPCGHVCSEKSTRYWSEIPLPHGTHAFHAACPFCATQLSVTQGCAKLIFQGPVD, encoded by the exons ATGCTAGGCTGCTTTCACAAGGATATTTTGGCAACCACTATGAAATGCAGGGATGCGTGTTGCTGGTTTGTT GCTGTAAACTGTAAGGGCCAGCACAGTATCTCCTACACTCTGTCCAGAAACCAGACTGTGGTTGTAGAGTACAGCCatgacaaagacacagacatgtTCCAG ATTGGTCGATCGACGGAGAGCCCAATTGACTTTGTGGTGACTGACACAGTGTCAGGGGGTGTAGACGGCGAGGACTCTCCCATCACACAGAGCACCATTTCGCGCTTTGCCTGTCGGGTGGTGTGTGAACGCAACCCTCCGTACACGGCACGCATCTATGCTGCAGGCTTCGACTCTTCCAAGAACATCTTCCTAGGG GAGAAAGCAGCCAAATGGAAGAATCCAGATGGCCAGATGGATGGACTGACAACCAATGGCGTGCTGGTGATGCATCCGCGTGGTGGTTTCACAGAAGAGTCCAAGCCTGGTGTGTGGCGAGAGATATCTGTGTGTGGAGATGTATATACACTGAGAGAGACTCGCTCCGCACAGACACGAGGCAAATTG GTGGATAGTGAGAGTAACGTGCTGCTGGATGGCTCTCTGGTGGACCTGTGTGGTGCCACTCTACTGTGGCGCACCGCCGAAGGTCTCTTTCACGCACCCACCCAGAAGCACCTGGAGGCACTCCGCCAGGAGCTGAATGCGACGCGGCCCCAGTGCCCTGTGGGCCTCAACACCTTGGCATTTCCCAGCATGCATCGATCCAGCCGGGCACTACCCAGTCTAGCCCATCAGCAGGATAAGCAGCCGTGGGTGTACTTGGCATGTGGGCATGTGCATGGTTACCATGAGTGGGGCCACAGCTCAGAGCGTGAACCTAACGGCAAACGTGAGTGCCCCATGTGCAGGACTGTGGGGCCCTATGTGCCACTGTGGCTAGGCTGTGAACCAGCCTTTTATGTGGACTCCGGAGCACCTACGCATGCCTTTATTCCTTGTGGTCATGTCTGCTCAGAGAAGTCAACCCGCTACTGGTCTGAAATTCCCTTACCACATGGTACCCATGCTTTCCATGCTGCATGCCCATTCTGTGCCACACAGCTCAGTGTCACACAGGGATGTGCTAAGCTTATCTTCCAGGGCCCTGTAGACTGA